One stretch of Streptomyces sp. NBC_00443 DNA includes these proteins:
- a CDS encoding MFS transporter, which produces MASAATAPPPSGNLKRIVAASLIGTTIEWYDFFLYGSAAALVFNKLFFPDSDPLVGTLLSFLTYAVGFAARPLGALVFGHYGDRLGRKKLLVLSLLLMGGATFAIGLLPTHATLGTAAPVLLTVLRLVQGFALGGEWGGAVLLVSEHGDARRRGFWASWPQTGAPAGQLLATGVLSLLTALLSDSAFVSWGWRIPFLLSGVLVIVGLWIRLSVDESPVFKQALAQAEARKVAHAAPAEKLPLVSVLRHHWRDVLVAMGARMAENISYYVITAFILVYATTSAGISKQTALNAVLIASAVHFAVIPAWGALSDRIGRRPVYLLGAVGVGLWMFPFFSLIDTGGFGNLILAVTVGLVLHGAMYAPQAAFFSEMFATRMRYSGASIGAQFASVAAGAPAPLIATALLSDYGNSTPIALYVIAAAVLTVIAVGLAKETRHRDLADIEPVDDAEPVTARSANAHTV; this is translated from the coding sequence ATGGCCTCCGCAGCAACCGCTCCCCCACCATCCGGGAATCTCAAGCGCATAGTCGCCGCCAGCCTCATCGGCACCACGATCGAGTGGTACGACTTCTTCCTCTACGGTTCCGCCGCCGCCCTCGTCTTCAACAAGCTGTTCTTCCCGGACTCCGATCCGCTCGTCGGCACGCTGCTGTCCTTCCTGACGTACGCCGTCGGGTTCGCCGCCCGTCCGCTGGGTGCGCTTGTGTTCGGGCATTACGGCGACCGGCTCGGCCGCAAGAAGCTGCTGGTGTTGAGTCTGCTGCTGATGGGTGGGGCGACCTTCGCGATCGGGCTGCTGCCGACGCACGCGACCCTCGGCACCGCGGCGCCCGTGCTGCTGACCGTGCTGCGCCTGGTGCAGGGCTTCGCGCTCGGTGGTGAGTGGGGCGGGGCCGTGCTGCTGGTGTCCGAGCACGGGGACGCGCGGCGGCGTGGTTTCTGGGCCTCGTGGCCGCAGACCGGCGCGCCCGCGGGCCAGTTGCTGGCGACCGGCGTGCTGTCGCTGCTGACGGCCCTGCTGTCGGACAGCGCCTTCGTCAGCTGGGGCTGGCGGATCCCGTTCCTGCTCTCCGGTGTACTGGTGATCGTCGGTTTGTGGATTCGTCTGTCTGTCGATGAATCGCCTGTCTTCAAGCAGGCGTTGGCCCAGGCGGAAGCGCGCAAGGTCGCACATGCGGCCCCGGCCGAGAAGCTGCCGCTGGTATCCGTACTGCGGCACCACTGGCGTGATGTGCTGGTGGCGATGGGCGCGCGTATGGCGGAGAACATCAGCTACTACGTCATCACCGCCTTCATCCTCGTCTACGCCACCACCTCGGCCGGCATCTCCAAGCAGACCGCCCTCAATGCAGTACTCATCGCCTCCGCCGTGCACTTCGCCGTCATTCCGGCCTGGGGTGCGTTGTCGGACCGGATCGGCCGCCGGCCCGTCTATCTGCTGGGCGCGGTCGGCGTCGGGCTGTGGATGTTCCCGTTCTTCTCGCTCATCGACACCGGCGGCTTCGGCAACCTGATCCTCGCGGTGACCGTGGGACTGGTGCTGCACGGCGCCATGTACGCACCCCAGGCCGCCTTCTTCTCCGAGATGTTCGCGACCCGGATGCGCTACTCCGGTGCCTCGATCGGCGCGCAGTTCGCCTCGGTCGCGGCGGGCGCCCCCGCACCGCTGATCGCCACCGCCCTGCTGTCCGACTACGGCAACTCCACCCCGATCGCCCTGTACGTCATCGCCGCGGCCGTCCTCACGGTGATCGCGGTCGGCCTGGCCAAGGAGACCCGCCACCGCGACCTGGCCGACATCGAGCCCGTGGACGACGCGGAGCCCGTGACGGCCCGGTCGGCGAACGCGCACACCGTCTGA
- a CDS encoding TerD family protein has product MNLVSTSFDVPAMDDYAYDWALVDVETSGLIARRDRVLSVAVITIGPDGEQTGEFSTLLNPGCDPGPVEVHGLTVERLRGAPTFDQVAGRIGAMLQDRVLVAHNAQFDYDFLAYEFARARMWLPVSQRLCTLALNRQVDPPTDDMKLGTLAAHYGVPQQRAHDALDDTRVLAGILRASLREAAQLDLPLPLVTCPPRAESQFTPKPPKTPCAYRNPGRLIPAGPLQQGMKVAITGETAHARAELVGRAVAAGLNMMTSVSRHTSVLVTNEPASDSAKARRALAEGVPVIDEHTFLRLLADVRPGTLHEATAVVAVPVAEPEAEPVVVPAELAPVTAPTAPLSEAATPHTAASGVSVPAPRQPEPSVGTLGKPLARRRVLVLGGAHADAAAARTRVVELGGSAAVNLSASVTDVVLLPGGEGDRRMSRITALGLPVHDLHWLTTPPATAPVEEVLRPQEPHVMPRGGVIDLPMPHGRPAREWYVTAGWAPHTDYEIDVVAFLLDEDEQVTFDEDFIFYGAPESPAGTVRLLTGGPAEQTIALNLASLPPATRKVVVAAAIDGAAAFGTVGAIQIGAAPGSSGAPLARATLDAATTERSMLLAEIYRRGPVWRLRAVGQGYDHGLDALARGYGVDIAD; this is encoded by the coding sequence ATGAATCTCGTCTCCACCTCCTTCGATGTGCCCGCCATGGACGACTACGCCTACGACTGGGCCTTGGTTGATGTGGAAACGTCGGGCCTCATAGCCCGGCGAGACCGCGTGCTGTCCGTCGCGGTGATCACGATTGGTCCGGACGGCGAGCAGACCGGGGAGTTCTCGACGCTGCTCAATCCGGGCTGCGATCCGGGACCGGTTGAGGTGCACGGGCTGACCGTCGAGCGACTGCGCGGTGCGCCGACGTTCGACCAGGTCGCCGGGCGGATCGGAGCGATGCTTCAGGACCGGGTCCTGGTCGCCCACAACGCCCAGTTCGACTACGACTTCCTGGCCTACGAGTTCGCCCGGGCTCGCATGTGGCTGCCGGTGTCGCAGCGGCTTTGCACCCTTGCACTGAATCGCCAGGTGGATCCGCCGACAGACGACATGAAGCTCGGTACCCTCGCCGCCCATTACGGCGTCCCCCAGCAGCGTGCTCACGATGCGCTGGACGACACCCGTGTACTGGCCGGAATCCTGCGGGCGTCCCTGCGCGAGGCAGCACAGCTCGATCTGCCCTTGCCGCTCGTGACCTGCCCGCCCCGGGCGGAATCGCAGTTCACGCCGAAGCCGCCGAAGACCCCCTGCGCCTACCGCAATCCGGGACGGCTCATTCCCGCCGGACCTCTCCAGCAAGGGATGAAAGTTGCGATCACCGGCGAGACCGCCCATGCCCGGGCGGAGCTGGTCGGGCGGGCGGTTGCCGCCGGGCTGAACATGATGACCTCCGTAAGCCGACACACCAGCGTGCTGGTCACCAATGAACCAGCGTCCGATTCGGCAAAGGCCCGACGCGCACTCGCCGAAGGCGTGCCGGTCATCGACGAGCACACCTTCCTGCGACTGCTGGCCGACGTACGGCCGGGGACATTGCATGAGGCGACGGCCGTCGTTGCCGTCCCCGTGGCTGAGCCGGAAGCGGAACCAGTCGTAGTGCCCGCGGAGTTGGCTCCCGTCACAGCCCCTACCGCGCCCCTCTCGGAAGCAGCCACCCCCCACACGGCCGCTTCTGGTGTGTCAGTACCCGCTCCGCGCCAACCGGAGCCCTCCGTCGGCACCTTGGGCAAGCCCCTGGCCAGGCGTCGCGTGCTGGTGCTCGGTGGTGCCCATGCCGATGCCGCGGCGGCTCGTACCCGCGTCGTCGAGCTGGGCGGGTCCGCGGCGGTCAACCTGTCCGCCAGCGTCACCGATGTCGTACTGCTGCCGGGAGGGGAGGGTGACCGGCGCATGAGCCGCATCACTGCCCTTGGACTCCCCGTGCACGACCTCCATTGGCTCACCACTCCACCCGCCACCGCCCCGGTCGAAGAAGTTCTCCGGCCTCAGGAACCGCACGTGATGCCGAGAGGCGGCGTCATCGACCTGCCCATGCCGCACGGCAGACCCGCGCGGGAGTGGTATGTCACCGCCGGCTGGGCCCCGCACACCGACTACGAGATCGACGTCGTCGCCTTCCTCCTCGACGAGGACGAACAGGTCACCTTCGACGAGGACTTCATCTTCTACGGAGCTCCGGAGAGCCCCGCCGGAACTGTGCGACTGCTGACCGGCGGCCCGGCCGAACAGACCATCGCCCTCAACCTGGCATCCCTGCCACCCGCAACGCGCAAGGTCGTCGTCGCTGCGGCCATCGACGGCGCCGCCGCCTTCGGAACGGTCGGTGCGATCCAGATCGGTGCGGCCCCCGGCAGCAGCGGGGCACCTCTCGCCCGGGCCACCCTGGACGCCGCCACCACCGAACGCAGCATGCTGCTCGCGGAAATCTACCGCAGAGGTCCGGTCTGGCGCCTACGAGCCGTCGGCCAAGGCTACGACCACGGCTTGGACGCCCTCGCACGCGGATACGGGGTCGACATCGCCGACTGA
- a CDS encoding DUF4277 domain-containing protein, which produces MEKRLGALPVVSEFTRRLDLSGIVDGVCPGGASALVTHRQVIEALVANRLTAPAPLVRVGDWARTWAV; this is translated from the coding sequence GTGGAGAAACGTCTGGGCGCTCTGCCTGTCGTTTCCGAGTTCACTCGTCGGCTGGATCTGTCCGGTATCGTCGATGGAGTGTGTCCGGGCGGTGCGAGTGCGCTGGTGACGCACAGGCAGGTGATCGAGGCACTGGTGGCCAATCGGCTGACCGCGCCCGCACCGTTGGTGCGGGTTGGAGACTGGGCCCGCACCTGGGCGGTGTAG
- a CDS encoding DUF317 domain-containing protein, translating into MDERWIRWTSPGGDAGVQFDAFAAQHPRQNLGTWTVWAGPDRDRPTWAVTASPHTPSSLLANLSETLAHETGLRRPQTASPKRRTSLITSPPAPPSVAANRAASRSRWSSAQKSGAT; encoded by the coding sequence GTGGACGAGCGGTGGATCCGCTGGACGTCCCCCGGCGGAGACGCTGGCGTACAGTTCGATGCCTTCGCGGCCCAGCACCCGAGACAGAACCTGGGCACCTGGACCGTCTGGGCCGGTCCCGACCGTGACCGGCCCACCTGGGCTGTCACCGCGTCCCCGCACACCCCGAGTTCGCTGCTGGCCAACCTCTCCGAGACCCTCGCCCACGAAACCGGCCTTCGCCGCCCACAAACCGCCAGCCCCAAACGCAGAACGAGCCTCATCACGAGCCCGCCAGCCCCTCCCTCGGTCGCGGCCAACCGCGCTGCCAGCCGTTCACGCTGGTCATCGGCACAAAAGAGCGGGGCAACATAG
- a CDS encoding DUF317 domain-containing protein, protein MAAYETPVSDRMWHLTATGATPAPVMEQLLNHLADGDGWDTAIGTPVDEKMFTAATQPLSDAG, encoded by the coding sequence GTGGCCGCCTACGAGACACCCGTCTCCGACCGCATGTGGCACCTCACCGCGACCGGCGCCACCCCTGCCCCGGTAATGGAGCAGCTTCTGAATCACCTCGCCGACGGCGACGGCTGGGACACCGCCATCGGCACCCCGGTGGACGAGAAGATGTTCACCGCGGCCACGCAGCCCCTCTCCGACGCCGGATGA
- a CDS encoding pyridoxamine 5'-phosphate oxidase family protein produces the protein MTSRSFDVDTFLQQPLTARLATNGPTVRPVWFLWEDGAFWVLTGPWTRLFDRVKNDPDVALVVDECDLVTGCVRQVIARGRAELVPFDVPRGRRKLVRYLGVDEALWDARFVGYLYDNPGERGTMWLRLRPASLRVQDLSYAVVPS, from the coding sequence GTGACATCTCGTAGCTTCGATGTGGACACGTTCCTGCAGCAGCCGCTCACCGCTCGCCTAGCCACCAATGGGCCCACCGTGCGCCCGGTCTGGTTCTTGTGGGAGGACGGTGCATTCTGGGTGCTGACGGGTCCGTGGACCCGGTTGTTCGACCGGGTGAAGAACGATCCGGACGTCGCGCTCGTGGTGGATGAATGCGATCTCGTGACGGGATGTGTCCGGCAGGTGATCGCGAGGGGGCGGGCTGAGCTCGTGCCGTTCGACGTGCCGAGAGGCCGACGCAAGCTGGTCCGCTATCTGGGGGTGGATGAGGCTCTCTGGGATGCGCGGTTCGTGGGCTATCTGTATGACAATCCGGGTGAACGAGGCACGATGTGGCTGCGTTTGAGGCCCGCCTCGCTCAGGGTCCAGGACCTCAGTTATGCCGTCGTCCCGTCCTGA
- a CDS encoding NAD(P)/FAD-dependent oxidoreductase, translated as MTGNTHVLVIGGGYAGVMAANRLTQRDDVTVTLINPRPDLVHRVRLHQLVGGSDDAVVAYEDVLAERVRLVVDTVTRINAAERSVTLSAGGTLGYDYLIYAVGSGSAEPSVPGAAEFAYPIATLEAAQRLRAVLEATPETAPVTVVGAGPTGIETAAELAEQGRQVTLVCGGALGPYLHTRGRHSVAKRLAALGVTVVDGSDTKVTAVTGDAVRLAEGRELPSEITVWTVGFGVPDLAARSGLSTDAVGRLLTDETLTSVDDARIVAAGDSAAPSGLPLRMSCLNATPLGARAADTVLSQLAGEQPENLHQSMYAQCISLGRSAGIYQFANRSDVAVRLYIDDGLGARIKEMVCQGIPKHLAGEAHKPGSFRLHRMPGGVAKRKQMLRAHRAGTPAAADRAA; from the coding sequence ATGACTGGGAACACGCATGTGCTCGTGATCGGTGGCGGATACGCCGGCGTGATGGCCGCGAACCGGCTGACGCAGCGCGACGACGTGACGGTGACGCTGATCAACCCGCGCCCGGATCTTGTCCACCGGGTCCGCCTGCACCAGTTGGTGGGCGGGTCCGACGACGCGGTCGTCGCGTACGAGGACGTCCTGGCCGAGCGGGTCCGGCTGGTGGTCGACACCGTGACCCGGATCAACGCGGCCGAGCGCAGCGTGACGCTGTCGGCTGGCGGCACGCTCGGCTACGACTACCTGATCTACGCGGTGGGCAGTGGCAGCGCCGAACCGAGCGTGCCGGGGGCGGCTGAATTCGCTTACCCGATCGCCACCCTGGAGGCGGCGCAGCGGCTGCGTGCCGTCCTCGAAGCCACGCCGGAGACGGCCCCGGTGACGGTGGTCGGCGCCGGTCCCACCGGCATCGAGACCGCCGCCGAACTGGCGGAACAGGGCCGCCAAGTGACCCTGGTCTGCGGCGGAGCTCTCGGCCCGTACCTGCACACGCGGGGCCGGCACTCGGTGGCGAAGCGGCTGGCCGCGCTCGGTGTGACGGTCGTCGACGGCTCGGACACGAAGGTGACGGCGGTGACCGGCGACGCCGTACGGCTCGCCGAGGGCCGTGAGCTGCCGAGCGAGATCACCGTCTGGACCGTCGGTTTCGGCGTTCCCGACCTGGCCGCGCGCAGCGGGCTGAGCACCGACGCGGTGGGGCGCCTGCTCACGGACGAGACGCTGACGAGTGTGGACGACGCGCGCATCGTCGCGGCCGGGGACTCGGCGGCACCCTCCGGCCTGCCGCTGCGGATGAGCTGCCTCAATGCGACGCCGCTGGGCGCGCGGGCCGCCGACACGGTGCTCAGCCAGCTCGCGGGTGAGCAGCCGGAGAACCTCCACCAGTCGATGTACGCCCAGTGCATCAGCCTGGGGCGAAGCGCGGGCATCTACCAGTTCGCCAACAGGTCCGACGTCGCGGTGCGGCTGTACATCGACGATGGCTTGGGCGCCCGGATCAAGGAAATGGTTTGCCAGGGCATCCCCAAGCACCTGGCCGGGGAGGCGCACAAGCCCGGTTCGTTCAGGCTGCACCGCATGCCGGGAGGCGTCGCCAAGCGCAAGCAGATGCTGCGCGCCCACCGCGCCGGGACACCGGCCGCAGCCGACCGGGCAGCCTGA
- a CDS encoding RNA polymerase sigma-70 factor, protein MSDDATDPATEAFLAHRNLLFTVAYEVLGSAADAEDVLQETWLQWVKADPGQVRDQRAFLVRITTRQALNRLRTIKRQREAYVGSWLPEPLLTAPDVAQDIELAESVSMALMLVLETLSPTERAVFVLREAFDIGYDEIAEAVDKSPAAVRQIAHRARRHVDARRPRRVVSSNEGQAVLESFHHAVETGDSHALLEVLAPEVVLMSDGGGIKHAALRPVAGADRVARMFGGGIGKVEGAITTEPTVINGNPALLVRLDGEIDGVMAISVQDALITGLYYVRNPEKLSRLTSATPLTLR, encoded by the coding sequence ATGAGCGACGACGCCACCGACCCGGCGACCGAGGCATTCCTCGCCCACCGCAACCTGCTGTTCACCGTCGCCTACGAGGTACTCGGATCGGCGGCCGACGCCGAGGACGTCCTCCAGGAGACCTGGCTGCAATGGGTTAAGGCCGACCCGGGCCAGGTGCGCGACCAGCGCGCCTTCCTCGTCCGGATCACTACCCGCCAGGCGCTCAACCGGCTGCGTACCATCAAGCGCCAGCGGGAGGCGTACGTCGGCTCCTGGCTGCCCGAGCCGCTGCTCACCGCGCCGGACGTGGCCCAGGACATCGAGCTCGCCGAGAGCGTTTCGATGGCGCTCATGCTCGTCCTCGAGACGCTGTCACCGACCGAGCGTGCCGTCTTCGTGCTGCGTGAAGCCTTCGACATCGGCTACGACGAGATCGCCGAGGCCGTCGACAAGAGCCCCGCGGCCGTCCGCCAGATCGCCCACCGCGCCCGCCGGCACGTCGACGCCCGCCGCCCCCGCCGGGTGGTCTCCTCGAACGAGGGCCAGGCGGTCCTGGAATCGTTCCACCACGCGGTCGAAACCGGGGACTCGCACGCCCTCCTTGAGGTCCTCGCACCTGAGGTCGTCCTGATGAGCGACGGCGGCGGCATCAAACACGCCGCGCTGCGGCCGGTGGCCGGCGCCGATCGGGTGGCCCGGATGTTCGGCGGCGGCATCGGCAAGGTCGAAGGCGCGATCACCACCGAACCGACCGTGATCAACGGCAACCCGGCGCTCCTCGTCCGACTGGACGGAGAGATCGACGGCGTCATGGCGATCAGTGTCCAGGACGCCCTCATCACCGGCCTCTACTACGTCCGCAACCCCGAGAAACTGTCCCGCCTCACATCCGCGACCCCGCTCACCCTGCGCTGA
- a CDS encoding NADP-dependent oxidoreductase has product MKAVRYHSYGGSDVLVYEEAGRPVPGVGQVVVQVAGTSYNDADSGLRAGLRQDMLPLALPHIPGLDLAGVITALGEGVSEWRVGDAVVALLPADAPGAAAEYVAVSAEALATAPHTVGLADAAALPLVGLTAWQALFEHADLKPGQSILINGAGSAVGGYAVQLAAQAGAIVTATAGARSRDRVRSYGADRIVDYAVTPVVQALAGQHFDVVLQLAPAGPEENAHLVDLVADGGAFVSVTTPGPQDAGRGVRAVHVFGRSDAAQLTELVARVDAGELVIEVAERLPLADLATVHARAAGRFARIAELAARAEGGVLAERLRADPAAVRAPAAAGELVGKTVLTP; this is encoded by the coding sequence ATGAAGGCAGTGCGTTACCACTCCTACGGCGGCAGCGATGTCCTCGTCTACGAGGAAGCAGGCCGACCGGTGCCAGGCGTGGGCCAAGTAGTGGTGCAGGTGGCCGGCACCTCGTACAACGACGCGGACTCGGGCCTCCGCGCGGGATTGCGACAGGACATGCTCCCCCTGGCCTTGCCGCACATTCCCGGCCTCGACCTGGCCGGAGTCATTACCGCGCTCGGCGAGGGGGTGTCCGAGTGGAGGGTGGGGGACGCGGTGGTCGCGCTGCTGCCGGCGGACGCCCCCGGCGCGGCCGCCGAATACGTCGCCGTATCCGCCGAGGCGCTGGCCACCGCCCCCCACACCGTCGGGCTGGCCGACGCCGCGGCCCTGCCTCTCGTCGGGCTGACTGCATGGCAGGCCCTGTTCGAACACGCCGACCTCAAGCCTGGGCAGAGCATCCTGATCAACGGTGCGGGCAGCGCAGTGGGCGGGTACGCCGTCCAGCTTGCCGCGCAGGCTGGTGCCATCGTGACCGCGACCGCCGGTGCGCGCAGCCGCGACCGTGTCCGCTCCTATGGCGCTGACCGGATCGTCGACTATGCCGTGACCCCCGTTGTGCAGGCGCTGGCCGGGCAGCACTTCGACGTGGTGCTGCAGCTGGCTCCCGCCGGTCCCGAGGAGAACGCGCACCTGGTGGACCTGGTCGCCGACGGCGGAGCCTTCGTCAGTGTCACCACTCCAGGCCCGCAGGATGCCGGGCGCGGGGTGCGCGCGGTGCACGTGTTCGGGCGCAGCGACGCCGCCCAGCTCACCGAACTGGTCGCCCGCGTCGACGCCGGAGAGCTGGTGATCGAGGTGGCCGAGCGGCTGCCACTGGCCGACCTGGCCACGGTCCACGCCCGTGCCGCCGGCCGGTTCGCCCGGATCGCCGAGTTGGCCGCCCGGGCCGAGGGCGGAGTCCTGGCCGAGCGGCTGCGTGCCGACCCGGCCGCGGTCCGCGCCCCGGCTGCCGCCGGAGAGCTGGTCGGCAAGACCGTCCTGACCCCCTGA